The genomic interval ATTGCGTTGCCTGGCAACCCGGGCGAAACAGCAAGAGACGGTGCTGCTAGCTGGAGGCCGGCGGCCGCCTCCCTCCGCGGGCGGGGCGAGACCAGCAAAGATGGCTCACACGCCCCACGGgggaagggagcagggaggggaaacAGCTCCTTTTGCCCATGCTCCAGAGAGGCAGAAAATATCTTCTGAGACGCCGGCAAAACGGCACCCCCCCCACCGTGCGGGGAAGCTGGAACCAGCAGTTCCTGTCCTTGGATGGATTCTTCTCCTATTGGCTCTGGCGAGGGGGCTGGTAGCTCCCCGCATAAGACGAGGTGCCCCCCAAGGGGGTTCTCTTCCTCAGAACAGAGAAAAGAGCTGCATTCGCTGGAAAAATTCGACACATGCCCTCACTCCGCTCATATTTCCCCCCAAAATAGAGATCCAGTGTCTGCCAGGCTCTCAGGTTCAGTGAGGACCTCCTATCTGTGAAAAACCCATTAAATTTTGCCCATCTGAAAAACTCATAGATATGTCTCTTCACCATATGAATTCTGTCCTGCAAAGCCCAAAATCTCCACATCCAAATAATGTTCTCCTCTGACTGAGAAAATTGAATTTCTGTTTCTGAAGGCACCTCTTCCCAACTGTGCCCCCACATTTTGTGTAGGACAGTATTGTCAGGAGGGGAAGAGTTAACAGTACCTTGCGACAGTGTCCAGTTTCAGCAAGCTGGTCAGCATAGGAATTCTGTGAAGGTCTCCTGACATGCTATATGGGAAAATTCAGCAGATCTTCTGCGTGTTTAGCCTCGGCTGTGAACTCTGCCTGATATCAGGGTCTTGGTTCTTCAGCTCCAGGCTACAGCCAACGTCTGGGGTCACCATTTGCGGGGTGCCCAGATGAAGGAGGGAATGataaatctgactccatgttcttagaaggctaatttattgttttatgatactatattattttaaaaattacttaacCAAACTGTACTAaacaatacagaaaggatacttacagaaggctaaaaggatgataatgaaaactcatgactctagagcctcgacacagcttgaccctgattggtcaataagtcaaaacaattcacatgaaaccaatgaaataaTTACCTGTtcgataaacaatctccaaacacattccacgtgtgagcaaaacacaggagaagcaaatgagataagaatttgttttcctttttctcggaggtttctcagtttcccaggaaaaaatcctgggtgaagggatttttcagaaaatatgactgttacaggccagtcacaataggatgtttcttccactcatttccagtcaggctcacatcagcttccaccaaagtaaaatcctgtgatcctcCTATCATGCCAGTGATAGAGACAGATTCTGTCCCCacgtcttgatgggattaatgtgcattgcgcaccagtattgaccaaggctttttatttttgtggttctgatgtgccataccaatgaatccacacagtccagaaaacacggttttccctagcctctacctggccagaggcagggcccctctaagcctggttatccctCTTTTcttgggcatatgtcttggaggctCCTTCAAGGGGAttggacatgtcatcatcatacctggcagttcagctatgggcaactggagctgctttccttttgctgaacttcctctctgagttttgccttccttcaattcatgcaccTGTTGGGCCAGAGGAGCAGTAGattttccatcccatcccatctcttcatattttctccacaatcacacaggaagaaccacagctcagctcgtggggtgtaccttctctctccatctgggaaacgtctgcattgcataccagaacctctgatctgtactgctgagatttggagaaggtcttctttaatctcatCTCTGAGCTACTTATGATTCACCTCTATCCTGtcttctaatttctgcagacatatttccaccgctgcgattctggcatgtgttgggccatgtacaTCATCTGCATATGCTTGGAGCTTCTTCGCCAcatcaagcacagtctcatccctgtCATGCCGCTTCATTATTtctaaagcagaagcatattcatgtggacCAAGTcatacaagttttcgccacatcacagatgtacgtggtaccaagtctggattcctagttgttatgtcacctgagaagataatctctgccactccATTTCTCCcaggtgttggatcccttgctcgaTAGCcttctgtggcattcacattctctgaaaaaattccttcgcccaggatttttcacctgggaagctgagaagcctcagagaaaaggaaaacaattcctatctcatttgcttctcctctgttttgctcatgtggaatgtgtttgcagtttgtttacccacaggtgattgtttcattggattctggtgtgagttgttttgactcttcgGTCAATCGGAGacaagctgtgtcaagactctggaaagagtaacgagttttcattattatctttttagcatttagtaagtatcctttctgtattctttagtatagtatagtattctttaatataacatagtattgtaaaataataaattagccttctgagaacatggagtcagatgcatcattcctgccttcgtcGGGGCaatcccagcaaatacaatagtcttccactgggtttgcttcatatagagatcgtctgcacacaggtatctttgtgttACACTTTCCAAGAcctgtgcccagaggctgtgaggattagccctcctcatcattccttggtcaatgATGGGATCAtgggacagggatcccaaatgcctcgcttcagtgacatccagaattgtagcctcgcctgcaacATCCCAAagacggactaaccaactaattatgtattcatcaggtcgtcgagtgtaatccttccttaggccccgaaggtccttcagggaaaaggaatcAGTATTAGCTTCTGATCTTTTGCCagttgctttgactcctgattttatgtcaggattGTTAAGgatccttctcctgcatcatcatcatcatccactggtcaatCGGTCTTGTCTGTGCACTTTCTGCTTCTCGTGCTAgtagcaacagccattggtttaggcttattgtctggtttagctACTGACTTCGTAACTGGGGTGTTGGCTGCaccttgagtgactgggatagctgctgatttatctccctgccccccttcctctgtctgctgccctacagtaTCTAGAATTGTgcaataagcataggccagggcccagcttattgcaatgatctttttctccttagggtcatcatggcacttctctttcaggtatttccccacctcagctgggttctgaatttgttcacgtGGAAAGTCCCAGACTATAaggtcagaaaattccttcaggattttgcccatatcctcccatttcccacaccacccaggattttccacacctgggTCAGGGGTTTCATCAGCCTGTCTagaatctcagccctcattctagagaagctgcagactgtATAGAagaagcttaccagattaaataccacaAAGATGGAGTCTTTAACAGttaggggaaactgaacattctccaaTAGGGAGGTAACAGAttcagaggagaagaaggaaagcaaaggctgaaaagcctcatcccctgctcctcctctaaccaAATGGGTGCATAACCATAGctatgaaccattcatacctggaacaGACCCTAGCACCTTTATAAACTTCCTACAAGTCATTACCTCCAAGCCCAGCCCATTAACTATTCAAATCAGTGCTCCTCTACTGCAGAAACTATGTATTGGGGACAATACcggagctatttctggataagaaaataaacctagggaccatagaCATATTAAGAACTCAAAAAAACCTAGGGACCAGGAACACATGCAAGCcttcaccccaagagacattatgaattcaaacaacatggctactaactgctctATACCAACAGAGAGTAATTGCAACCAAAATACAATTAGAAAaggtttttttccactctctTGAGCCACGTGTTAGGCGCCAAAAATTTTTCCTAGTTTGAGGCAAAtgtgggaggaaacctccaaaaggggcccccccaagaaagcaaacccacatgacccctccccccaactggttcgggaaggatttcctcagagagaagttgaaaaaaacctgtttatttaacaggcaaagcactctcTAGCACAACAAAATGAACAGTAGCAGATGACAAAACTCATTcgctgctctgaagagatgacaaattcagaaaatcTCTCCGGTGGGTGGTCACTCTCTTATCAGTCACTCCggcactgggaaaggctgctgACCAGAGTAGGCCCTGGTAGGCTACAAAGTGCAAGCTCTCAGTGTTTCCCTGGGTctcagtccggagcaggtttgaacagttccaaaaaaagggaaagaaaaacagtccagggaacttctgtGCCTCAGCTAGTTAAACTAACTAAACACCAACAGAGTGCCGTGTTCTGCCCCATCCATGCCCAGACACCACAGTGGAGGAGTGAGAGCAGACTGATAACAaaactctgtgcttcttcttctccctgcCTTCACTCTcggagccagtcttgaaggcacagaatataatatccagcataaacagaacacacgattggggatacaagcatcataacgtcactcCAGGACATGGTGGCAGCGAATTCTTCCTGCGGTAGGAGCAACTTGACCATTTCCATCTAATCCTaagagcaggagagagagaagagctgAGCCTAGCCCCTCACCCCTCAGCCAAAACCTCCTGGTATCTCTCCCCTTCCCAAAGAAAGCCCCTCATCTAAGAGGCTGCAGCTAGCTGCATCCCTTCCCCCCACTATGGCCACTTATTTTGTCTCTCTTAAGTACCAGTCATTATTTTCTCTTAGGCAACAGATGAGAGAAAATTCcctgagagaaaggaaaaaatccccccaaactttTAACTTCCAACAGATGATCAGTAGCTCTACAGTAAAACTAAGTGTAAGAAGGAGGCAAAATATGATACTTTAATCTAGACTATAGACAGATTTTAGTGCTAGAGACAAAATGAACTATTTCTGAGGTCTTTTGGTTTTGTCAGTCTCTAAACCTACAGACAAGATATTCTGGGAAACAAGAGGTGCTGGGAAAAATTTGTTTGTCCATGGTAATTCATGTAGCTCTTATTCTCTTACTTATGTTGCTGTTAGAAGTAGTGGCTATGATCATGATATAATttatcttttttctcctttcccttccacCCCTGGCCAGTATGACTTCtcactggaaaagaaaacaattgAATGGGCTGAAGATATCAAAAGAATTGAAGCtacccagagagaagctgcacaCAAGGCAGAAGAAGCACTAGCAAAATCAAAAGCAGCTTCAGAGGACATCACCAAAATGGGGTTCTCAGAGGGACCTTGCCCTGAAGTCACACCTATTCCTATTAACCCCATCCTTGCTAGCCTGCAGCACAATAATATTCTTACTCCCACACCAGCaaacagcagtgctgtgaagcaAAAGGTTCTCAGTCCACCTCATCCAAAAGCAGACTTCAACCCAGCTGATTTTGAATGTGAAGAAGACCCTTTTGATAAACTGGAATTAAAAACTATCAATGATAAGGAAGAACTAAAAAATATCCTGGAAATTCATGTTGGTACTACTAGGCCTATTATTGCCCAGGTATTTGATAATACATTTTCCAAAGTAGAGTCTGAGTCTGTGTTGCAAGATGAGAAAGTTCTGACATCCATAGAAAGGGCTACATTGGACTTCAAACCCCTTCACAAACCAAATGGCTTTATCACTTTACCACAGTTGGGAAACTGTGAAAAGATGTCTTTGTCTTCCAAGGTGTCACTGTCCCCTATCACTTCAGTGAGCAACATCAAATCCCTGTCCTTTCCTAAACTTGACTCTGATGAGAGTGATCAAAAATCATCAAAGCTTATGAGCACTTTCCACAGCACTACCTGTCTCCACAACGACACTTTTCTCAGCTCTTTGCAGACCTGTGCTCAGAGTAAAACCAGTGAACTGAATGGACACCATATGGTGGGTCTTTCTGCTCTAAATGAGGACAGTGGCATGGAGACATCAACATTATCCTCTTCATCCAGACTGCCTTCCCTGGCTGCATCAACAGTTTGTACAGAAGAATCATCTCAAAGCACAGCGATTATGGTAAACACAGTGGATTAGAGTTGGGGTTGCTGGGGAGATGTGGAGTTTTGAAGGTGCAGAGACAGATGTTGCTTCTAAAATGTCCTGTGGTTTTACGTTCATTTAATGGGAGAGATGTGTAGATCATGTGCAGTAGTTCTTATTCATTTATGTTGCAAATTGATCAATTAAACAGCTCTTCATGCTGGCAGTTCTGAACCTCAGATTATTACTTCACACGTTCCCCTAAATCTGATATTTTTAGACCAGTTTTGGTGATTTTGCTTTCAGCTTTTTGGTACTTGTTCATAGTTGCACACCACTGAGATAAGCATATGAGATCTTTGTACAATCTTGTGTTTTGTCTTATCCAACTGAGATATATAAGATTCTGAACTGCTCTTAGGTTTTGAATTAAATCTCTTCTAGATTTGTTCTTCAGTTTGCTTATATATTAGCTAGAAATAATGGAAATGCCAGCTTTTCAAGGAATAGATGCAATCACAAATTAAAAAACTCATGTGCTTTGTCACTTGGGAGAAAAAGTGCTTGCAGTTAACCTGGAGTGaaagaattgtcttttttttaaatatttaatttatttattttctttgtgagataatttttttaatttaccgTCTTCCTTGTAAAGGAGGGGGCAAGGATTGCTTTCTGAATACTAAAAACAGTCTGGAGGAAAATCTTGGATCACTTATGTTACAGTTGGTTGCTGTACAGCTCTGAGACAGGAATTTTATGTTTCATTTCTTCAAACTGGTAGCAAGTTCCAAAATTATTTTGGGGACACAACTTCACACCAGTTATTGTCTAGGAATAAGAGCAGAAATTTGATTAAGTTTTGAGGTTAGACCCCAGCTAGAACAAAGCTCCAGGCAGCCACTCGCATCATTCCCCTGCCAGCAGGAATGGAGAGACAATCAGAAGCAGACAAGCAAAAAAGGCCTTGATGCTGTGCAAATGCtattcagcaataacaaaaacatttctATGCTATCAACATTGTTTtctgcacaaatccaaaacatactAGTCCATACTAGctcctgtgaagaaaattaactctacctcaGTCAAAACCAGTACATTCCACCCTTTATTCCTGTTTTGGTGTGAAAACACAGGTGTctgttaaggaaggcaggagacttCCTTAAAATAGAGAATGTAAATCCCCTCCAtccgaattattataattttgaaattaaggagctctcaggcaaagatatgggcgtaggaataacagttcttcattaggaaagaaaattaaaataaaataaaatagaatgaaAATTAGGTAATACGAAACTATACTGacagtcagaatatgacctgacaccctgttggtcagggtgttggtagcagtccaattaagtggtggctgcagtcctcttggagtgacagatgtggttctgttgaagcagtgatcttatagaagggtgtagttttcctctggagatccagtggtggtgtagatgggcctggtcttcctctgggaatccagtaggaaaTGGCttcctgtggtgttccaaatctcagattatatccaggtaggaatgcttggctcctccccctgaaCAGAGCATCatacaatgggatgatgtaattttatcagtcatgcagtgagactcaatggcccattaacagatgatatttccccagagagaggattggttgtggaagagataaagaaaactgccccacctggttttaacaggcggcccaattaacagaagataactgccccacctctaacagaagGCAATAGAATACACACTCCCAGCCATATCTTCCATTTCTATCCTAAGACAATTCCACGGTGTTTACATAATGTGCAGGTCCTACACTATCCAATACAAGCTCATTAACCACCCCACTCCTTCCCATTCTTTGATATAATACACAGATATCATCCCCTTATTATGCAGATTAGGACACTGCTGCTTTTAAGGCTTCTCTCCTCCATTGGTTCATTTGGTTTCTgtttgtcctggtttcagctggagtaaatttcttctcagtagctgttacagtgctgtgttttggattcagaatGAGAATGGTGTTGATAACACAGCAGTGTTTCAGTTTTTTGCTAAGTCATGTTTATCCTTAGTCAAGGACTTCTTTTTTCcttgtctcatgctctgccaatAAGGAGATTCGCAAAAGAAACTGGGAGGGGGCATAGCTGGGA from Melospiza melodia melodia isolate bMelMel2 chromosome W, bMelMel2.pri, whole genome shotgun sequence carries:
- the LOC134431536 gene encoding ubiquitin-associated protein 1-like produces the protein MATAILGPFSYLDDVPFKIGNKFKTPAKVGLPIGFSLPDSSQLVREAQYDFSLEKKTIEWAEDIKRIEATQREAAHKAEEALAKSKAASEDITKMGFSEGPCPEVTPIPINPILASLQHNNILTPTPANSSAVKQKVLSPPHPKADFNPADFECEEDPFDKLELKTINDKEELKNILEIHVGTTRPIIAQVFDNTFSKVESESVLQDEKVLTSIERATLDFKPLHKPNGFITLPQLGNCEKMSLSSKVSLSPITSVSNIKSLSFPKLDSDESDQKSSKLMSTFHSTTCLHNDTFLSSLQTCAQSKTSELNGHHMVGLSALNEDSGMETSTLSSSSRLPSLAASTVCTEESSQSTAIMVHPDYKETKILMVTHQNFPVSKVPNNISCTKLSGDPAPELQQALSASERQCIETVVNMGYAPEDVLKAMKKKGQNIDQVLDYLFVHGQLCEKGFDPLLVEAALEMYQCSEEKMTELLQLMSRFKEMGFELKDINEVLLLHNNDQQKALEDLMARAGAS